The following proteins come from a genomic window of Candidozyma auris chromosome 4, complete sequence:
- a CDS encoding ubiquitin-related modifier URM1 gives METLFAPIFFNTRYSSSSAMIKVKVEFLGGLDVISNKVREHRLTLPLEEGEATMRDVIEHITKEIIADEKDIPVFIEEGTVRPGILVLINDTDWELEEREDYVVEAGDVFTFTSTLHGG, from the coding sequence ATGGAGACActtttcgcacccattttcttcaataCTCGTTACTCTTCCTCATCAGCTATGATCAAGGTCAAGGTAGAATTCCTCGGAGGTCTTGATGTTATTTCAAACAAAGTCAGAGAGCACCGGTTGACATTGCCTTtggaagaaggagaagcgACCATGAGGGACGTGATAGAACACATTACCAAAGAGATCATCGCCGATGAGAAAGACATCCCGGTGTTCATCGAAGAAGGTACAGTGAGGCCAGGAATCCTTGTTCTCATAAACGATACAGACTGGGAGCTAGAAGAGAGGGAGGACTATGTCGTTGAGGCCGGCGACGTGTTTACTTTCACCTCTACTCTCCATGGAGGGTAG
- the WBP1 gene encoding dolichyl-diphosphooligosaccharide-protein glycotransferase encodes MFFPARFSLYALFVLVSSALALTTASWSNKQVLVMYDSSLTSPENVPADLFKVNEDFKLSFVDYSDEEAQLFLGEDAIYHHLVFLPSTKRTAAATGIVDKFKLLDFFNKGGNIVAVSSSENSLPESVRLFLNEAGIYPAPKGFVVDDHFDTVSVGADSLLEPRILPDAEVDKYDGTAALVGNNAFTFPLVKAPKTSYTVNPKDASLTAEKTWTLGEQGFLAAAFQGLNSARLAWVGSEQLLTKELVKWTFQEKGVLKLQFVEHYRADEPGLSNRTQYRIKNDVVYTAGVSEWKDGKWVPYVPATEDDVLQLSFKMLDPYHRLNLTILGPGASEENGPNDLNIFYVNFTTPDHHGMFTFELDYKRPGLTFIEDRRVVSVRHLANDEYKRSWDIPNSWLYMTSFAAVVSAWFLFVMNFMYIGEKRPTSAEKETTEKK; translated from the coding sequence ATGTTTTTCCCGGCCAGGTTTTCGCTATACGCACTTTTTGTGCTTGTGTCGTCGGCATTGGCCCTCACCACAGCCTCCTGGAGCAATAAACAggttttggtgatgtaCGACTCTTCCTTGACTCTGCCTGAGAACGTACCAGCTGATTTGTTCAAGGTGAACGAGGACTTCAAGCTCTCTTTCGTTGACTACAGTGATGAGGAAGCCCAGCTCTTCTTGGGTGAGGATGCCATTTATCACCACTTGGTATTTTTGCCTTCTACAAAACGTACCGCAGCCGCTACCGGTATTGTGGATAAGTTCAAGTTGCTtgactttttcaacaaggGCGGTAACATCGTGGCAGTGCTGTCTCTGGAGAACAGCTTGCCAGAGAGCGTGAGGTTGTTTTTGAACGAAGCGGGCATTTACCCTGCTCCTAAGGGCTTTGTCGTGGATGACCACTTCGACACCGTTTCTGTGGGTGCAGACTCTCTTCTCGAACCTAGAATTCTCCCTGATGCCGAGGTTGATAAGTATGATGGTACAGCGGCGTTGGTGGGCAACAATGCTTTCACATTTCCTCTTGTCAAGGCACCTAAGACCTCCTACACCGTTAACCCCAAGGATGCTTCATTGACTGCGGAAAAGACATGGACTCTTGGTGAACAGGGCTTCTTGGCCGCCGCCTTCCAGGGCTTGAACAGCGCCAGACTCGCCTGGGTAGGTTCGGAGCAGTTGCTCACTAAGGAGTTGGTAAAGTGGACTTTTCAAGAGAAGGGCGTTTTGAAGTTGCAATTCGTCGAGCACTACAGAGCTGACGAGCCAGGTCTTTCGAACCGCACTCAGTAcagaatcaagaacgatGTGGTTTACACCGCTGGTGTCTCTGAGTGGAAAGACGGCAAATGGGTTCCGTATGTTCCTGCCACCGAAGATGACGTATTGCAATTGTCTTTCAAGATGTTGGATCCGTACCACAGGCTCAACTTAACTATCTTGGGCCCTGGTGCCTCTGAGGAGAACGGCCCCAATGATCTCAACATTTTCTATGTCAATTTCACTACCCCAGACCACCACGGTATGTTCACCTTCGAGTTGGACTACAAGCGCCCAGGCTTGACTTTCATTGAGGACAGACGCGTGGTTTCTGTGAGGCACTTGGCAAACGATGAGTACAAGCGCTCATGGGACATTCCAAACTCGTGGTTGTACATGACCagttttgcagccgttgTTAGTGCATGGTTCTTGTTCGTGATGAATTTCATGTACATCGGCGAGAAGCGTCCTACGTCAGCCGAGAAAGAGACTACCGAGAAAAAATAA
- a CDS encoding tubulin-binding prefolding complex subunit GIM4, whose product MSEQKQSEEQRTQALQLQFNQYQEALTELQSQLSSISSQAQEHAIVDQTLSSIPPEKREGRKCFKMIGGVLVEKSVDDVIKLLDEEKKELEKTKTTIEKELVETKKKMDEWMTKNKVKVMRQ is encoded by the coding sequence ATGTCTGAGCAAAAACAGTcagaagaacaaagaaCCCAGGCTCTTCAGCTTCAATTCAACCAGTACCAGGAGGCGCTTACAGAATTGCAATCGCAACTCTCCTCCATATCTTCGCAAGCTCAAGAACACGCTATAGTCGATCAAACGCTTTCAAGCATACCACCtgagaaaagagaagggCGAAAATGTTTTAAGATGATTGGTGGTGTTTTAGTTGAGAAGTCCGTGGATGACGTTATCAAGCTTCtagatgaagagaagaaggagctcgaAAAGACAAAGACGACGATCGAAAAGGAGCTTGTGGagaccaaaaagaagatggacGAGTGGATGACGAAGAACAAAGTCAAGGTGATGAGACAGTGA
- the MET16 gene encoding phosphoadenylyl-sulfate reductase (thioredoxin) has translation MISLSQEHIDHLNKTLVELSPQEVLRWAVVTFPNLYQTTAFGLTGLVILDMISKTKPVDLIFIDTLHHFPQTYDLVRKVQEKYQPTLHIYKPKGVESEEEFAKKHGDSLWESNDDLYDFLVKVEPAQRAYKELGVNAVLTGRRKSQGGARAALPVIEVEESSGIIKINPLWNWDFAQVKAYITENAVPYNELLDLGYKSIGDWHSTVAVADGEDERSGRWKGKAKTECGIHETSRFAQYLASTSS, from the coding sequence ATGATCTCgctttctcaagagcatATCGACCATTTGAACAAAACGCTTGTGGAACTTTCGCCGCAGGAGGTGCTCCGGTGGGCAGTGGTCACTTTCCCCAATTTGTACCAGACCACTGCGTTTGGCCTCACCGGGTTGGTGATTCTCGACATGATCTCGAAAACGAAGCCTGTGGATCTTATTTTCATAGATACTTTGCATCATTTTCCTCAGACGTACGATTTGGTCAGAAAAGTCCAGGAAAAGTACCAGCCCACACTCCATATCTACAAGCCTAAAGGAGTGGAGAGTGAAGAGGAGTTTGCCAAAAAGCACGGAGACTCACTTTGGGAAAGCAACGACGACTTGTACGATTTTCTAGTGAAGGTTGAGCCTGCCCAGAGAGCTTACAAAGAGCTAGGCGTCAATGCGGTGCTTACAGGGCGCAGAAAGTCTCAAGGCGGAGCCAGAGCAGCGTTGCCTGTGATTGAAGTGGAGGAGCTGAGCGGAATCATTAAGATCAACCCATTGTGGAATTGGGACTTTGCCCAGGTAAAGGCTTACATCACGGAAAATGCAGTGCCATACAACGAATTGCTCGATTTGGGGTACAAGTCCATTGGCGACTGGCACCTGACCGTGGCAGTGGCGGATGGCGAGGACGAGAGATCGGGTAGATGGAAAGGCAAGGCCAAGACGGAATGTGGGATTCACGAAACATCTCGTTTTGCCCAGTACTTGGCCAGCACAAGCTCTTAG
- a CDS encoding cleavage polyadenylation factor subunit PFS2, with protein MSQRYQQNIDQQLQAQEKKGLHRRTLDHGNSMGRWYLRKAFGDTNYSIGEVRPESSYLIDLLPALAYKRGKINTNPAVLEVQSKFVHLSSNKAKHSINTVKWTPEGRRLVVASHSGEFTVWNGMTFNFETIMQAHDSAVLALKYSHNDEWLLSGDQDGTIKYWQPNFNNVNIVQAHKDAVRDIAFSPNDTKFLSCSDDSSAKIWNFNNGKEERTLSGHHWDVKCADWHPNLGLVVTGSKDNLLKLWDPRSAECVTTLHGFKNTVMKTKFQKEGTNRLLASVSRDRSCRIFDLRTMSDFVVIRDAEADLSSVEWHPVHPCLITTGAYDGSMAHYILDKYIPDDEDLRGKSVEAVHRIPYAHERAIHALEYHPLGHILCSAGNDRSARFWSRARPNDPRAFKDPPYTNDKNGAWYYAVNNNVNAVLEDVPTTSFNASYTNENNVVPGLGSLTSSIPGLGEGASA; from the coding sequence ATGTCCCAGCGTTACCAGCAAAATATTGACCAGCAACTCCAGGCgcaggaaaaaaagggCCTCCACCGCCGTACTCTCGACCATGGCAACTCAATGGGGCGCTGGTATTTGCGCAAAGCGTTTGGCGACACAAATTACAGCATAGGTGAAGTTCGACCTGAGTCTTCTTACTTGATCGACTTGCTTCCGGCGTTGGCATACAAGAGAGGCAAAATCAATACTAACCCAGCGGTGCTTGAAGTACAGCTGAAGTTCGTTCATTTGTCCTCGAATAAGGCCAAGCACCTGATCAACACGGTGAAATGGACTCCAGAGGGACGGAGACTTGTGGTAGCTTCACACAGTGGAGAGTTCACCGTGTGGAACGGGATGACGTTCAACTTTGAAACCATCATGCAGGCCCACGATCTGGCGGTGCTAGCGTTGAAGTATTCCCATAACGATGAGTGGCTTCTTTCTGGAGACCAAGATGGAACCATCAAGTACTGGCAGcccaacttcaacaacgtCAACATAGTGCAGGCCCACAAAGACGCGGTAAGAGACATTGCGTTCCTGCCGAACGACACGAAATTCCTCAGTTGCTCGGACGACTCGCTGGCGAAAATATGGAACTTTAATAACGGTAAGGAGGAAAGAACGCTTTCGGGCCATCACTGGGACGTCAAGTGCGCTGACTGGCACCCGAACTTGGGATTGGTGGTCACAGGATCCAAGGAtaacttgttgaagctctGGGATCCAAGAAGCGCCGAGTGTGTCACTACGTTGCATGGGTTTAAGAATAcggtgatgaagacgaagtTCCAGAAGGAGGGCACCAACCGTCTCCTTGCATCGGTCTCCAGAGACCGCTCGTGCCGGATCTTTGACCTACGGACCATGTCTGATTTTGTAGTCATAAGAGACGCTGAAGCTGATTTATCCAGTGTTGAATGGCACCCAGTGCACCCTTGTCTCATCACCACAGGAGCCTACGACGGGTCTATGGCCCACTACATTCTTGATAAATACATTCCAGATGACGAGGACTTACGAGGAAAGAGCGTCGAGGCCGTCCACAGAATCCCCTATGCCCACGAGCGGGCAATTCACGCATTGGAGTATCATCCCTTGGGTCATATTTTGTGCTCAGCTGGTAATGACAGATCAGCACGTTTCTGGTCGAGGGCAAGGCCGAACGACCCTAGGGCATTCAAGGACCCTCCCTACACGAACGATAAGAATGGTGCGTGGTATTACGCTGTGAATAACAACGTGAACGCTGTCTTGGAAGATGTGCCAACGACATCCTTCAATGCGTCCTACAC
- a CDS encoding acireductone dioxygenase (Ni2+-requiring), producing MVAIYYHDNLDTPENFTEDHDSGVPVPEERLSEIGVFYRYIDNMEDLEKIAKERDYKNRDQIALNLDTFKGDQKAFDAKMAQFYKEHYHEDEEIRYILDGEGFFDVRDPEDRWIRAKLNKGDLLILPAGIYHRFTLSKRLQYVKAMRLFKDEPKWEAINRDEGRNTEARLEYSKSVASAA from the coding sequence ATGGTCGCCATATACTACCACGACAACCTAGATACGCCAGAAAACTTCACAGAAGACCACGACTCGGGGGTCCCCGTGCCCGAGGAAAGATTGTCAGAAATCGGTGTCTTTTATCGTTACATTGACAATATGGAagatttggagaaaatTGCTAAGGAAAGAGACTACAAGAACAGGGATCAGATTGCGCTCAATTTGGACACATTCAAAGGAGACCAAAAAGCCTTTGACGCTAAAATGGCCCAGTTTTACAAAGAACACTAccatgaagatgaggaaatcAGGTACATCTTGGATGGAGAGGGTTTCTTCGATGTGCGAGACCCGGAGGACAGATGGATCAGGGCTAAGCTCAACAAGGGTgatttgttgattttgccTGCTGGCATTTATCACCGCTTCACCTTGTCTAAGAGACTTCAGTATGTGAAGGCTATGAGACTCTTCAAAGATGAACCTAAATGGGAGGCCATCAACAGGGATGAGGGCCGCAACACTGAGGCTCGTTTGGAATACTCCAAATCGGTGGCCAGCGCTGCTTGA